From a region of the Arachis ipaensis cultivar K30076 chromosome B09, Araip1.1, whole genome shotgun sequence genome:
- the LOC107616929 gene encoding myosin-binding protein 7-like, producing MVETSTASPMAEADIKAMKKTHRAQQTPLQQLHAELDQEKEASATVASEAMDMILRLQGEKDAVKMEASHYKRMAKEKIGHAEKTLEVFEELMYQKEMETTALEVQVLAYKQKLLALGVDINISELEFPRDLLLNRSEQNGEDDQSSSKRRLQSLPPICSMRCNFRSLLTLVLLH from the coding sequence ATGGTTGAAACTAGCACGGCGTCTCCAATGGCGGAGGCTGATATAAAAGCAATGAAGAAAACACACCGAGCCCAACAAACTCCTTTGCAGCAGCTACATGCAGAGTTGGATCAGGAAAAAGAAGCCTCTGCTACTGTAGCCAGCGAAGCTATGGACATGATACTTCGTCTACAAGGCGAAAAGGATGCCGTGAAGATGGAGGCAAGTCACTACAAGAGAATGGCAAAGGAGAAGATAGGTCATGCTGAGAAAACTCTTGAAGTCTTTGAAGAGCTTATGTATCAGAAGGAGATGGAAACCACTGCTCTTGAGGTCCAAGTCTTGGCTTACAAACAGAAGCTTCTGGCATTGGGAGTAGATATCAATATCAGTGAGCTTGAATTCCCTCGTGATCTTCTTCTTAATAGAAGCGAACAAAATGGAGAAGATGATCAAAGTAGCTCTAAGAGAAGGTTGCAATCATTACCCCCTATTTGCTCTATGAGGTGCAACTTTAGATCATTGCTAACACTCGTATTGCTACATTGA
- the LOC107618328 gene encoding 3-ketoacyl-CoA synthase 11, translated as MADPKNNQKSDDSATISVQETTAKYNNSNNNKLPNFLLSVRLKYVKLGYHYVISNAMYLLLVPLLGVASAQLSTISIHDVLQLWENLKFNLVSVTVCSSLMVFLATLYFMSRPRGVYLMDFSCYKPDQDCTCTREIFMERSNLTGVFSDENLAFQKKILERSGLGQKTYLPPAILQVPPNPCMAEARKEAEEVMFGAIDQLLDKTGVKAKDIGILVVNCSLFNPTPSLSAMIVNHYKLRGNILSYNLGGMGCSAGLISIDLAKQLLQVHPNSYALVVSMENITLNWYFGNNRSMLVSNCLFRMGGAAILLSNKASDKRRAKYQLVHTVRTHKGADDKSYGCVFQEEDEKKTIGVSLSKDLMAVAGEALKTNITTLGPLVLPMSEQLLFFATLVARKVLKMKIKPYIPDFKLAFDHFCIHAGGRAVLDELEKNLDLTDWHMEPSRMTLYRFGNTSSSSLWYELAYTEAKGRIKKGDRTWQIAFGSGFKCNSAVWRALRTVDPAKEKNPWMDEIHDFPVQVPKVATINSN; from the exons ATGGCAGATCCAAAGAACAACCAAAAAAGCGACGATTCAGCTACCATTTCAGTACAAGAAACAACAGCAAAGTACAATAACAGCAATAACAATAAGCTTCCGAATTTTCTTCTATCAGTGAGGCTCAAGTACGTGAAGCTCGGTTACCACTACGTAATCTCCAACGCCATGTACCTCTTACTGGTGCCGCTTCTCGGCGTAGCCTCAGCTCAATTGTCTACAATTTCAATCCATGACGTTCTTCAACTGTGGGAAAATCTCAAGTTCAATCTTGTCTCAGTTACAGTCTGTTCTTCTCTCATGGTGTTCCTCGCCACGCTCTACTTCATGAGCAGGCCAAGGGGCGTTTACTTAATGGACTTTTCGTGCTACAAGCCGGACCAAGATTGCACTTGCACAAGGGAGATCTTCATGGAGCGCTCCAATTTGACGGGAGTGTTCTCCGATGAAAACTTAGCGTTCCAAAAGAAGATTCTGGAACGGTCTGGCTTGGGGCAAAAGACGTATTTGCCCCCAGCCATACTGCAGGTTCCCCCCAACCCGTGTATGGCTGAAGCCAGGAAGGAAGCCGAGGAGGTGATGTTTGGTGCTATTGACCAGCTTCTTGACAAGACTGGTGTGAAGGCCAAGGATATTGGGATTTTGGTTGTCAATTGTAGTTTGTTCAATCCAACTCCTTCGCTTTCTGCCATGATTGTCAACCATTACAAGTTGAGGGGGAATATTCTAAGTTACAATCTTGGCGGTATGGGATGCAGTgctggacttatatccattgatCTTGCCAAGCAGCTCCTTCAG GTACACCCAAACTCGTATGCCTTGGTAGTGAGCATGGAGAACATCACACTAAATTGGTATTTCGGCAACAACCGTTCAATGCTGGTCTCAAATTGTCTCTTCAGAATGGGAGGTGCAGCAATCCTGCTGTCCAACAAGGCATCGGACAAGAGAAGGGCAAAGTATCAACTCGTACACACCGTAAGGACTCACAAAGGCGCCGACGACAAGTCCTACGGCTGCGTCTTCCAAGAAGAAGACGAGAAGAAAACAATCGGTGTTTCCCTCTCGAAGGACCTTATGGCGGTGGCCGGTGAAGCCCTCAAGACCAACATTACAACACTAGGTCCCTTAGTCCTTCCCATGTCGGAGCAGCTACTCTTCTTCGCAACGTTGGTTGCGAGGAAGGTGCTGAAAATGAAGATAAAGCCATACATCCCCGATTTCAAGCTCGCTTTCGATCATTTTTGTATCCATGCAGGGGGTAGAGCTGTGTTGGATGAGCTGGAGAAGAACCTCGATCTAACTGACTGGCACATGGAGCCTTCTAGAATGACGCTTTATCGCTTCGGCAACACTTCGAGTAGTTCGTTGTGGTATGAATTGGCATACACTGAAGCAAAAGGGAGGATCAAGAAAGGTGATAGGACATGGCAAATTGCGTTTGGTTCTGGATTCAAGTGCAATAGCGCCGTCTGGCGCGCATTGAGGACCGTTGATCCTGCTAAGGAGAAGAATCCTTGGATGGATGAGATTCATGACTTCCCTGTCCAAGTCCCTAAAGTGGCAACAATAAATTCAAATTga